A stretch of the Malus domestica chromosome 08, GDT2T_hap1 genome encodes the following:
- the LOC103425194 gene encoding uncharacterized acetyltransferase At3g50280-like: MGGAKIISTSTVQAASHNVNEYCSTPRVELTPWDLQFLLVDPIQKGLLFHNPKTLPQHIQHLKASLSRTLDFFPPLSGRLATIHHDDNTTSFFINCNNAGALFVHAKAYGVTVSDINESGYVPRDVVHSFFPLNGAKSYEGTSKPLLAVQVTELGDGIFIGCTVNHTVVDGTSFWHFFNSWSEISRGFDIVSKPPVLKRWLLDGTISPIRIPFSKIEDQVSDKHIGNIRVPLLKERVFHFSKEKIAQLKAKANAEIQLENTKRKISSLQAVLVHLWRSIIRGSNGDLDPDKESSYRLLIGARSRMNPPLSQQYFGNAVQAGTVTIKAREVIKRGLGFVAWEMNKMVALHTEEKLRKFLECWVQEPKLLTEGNMAANALATSSSPQFDVYGNDFGWGRPVGVRSGGGNKSHGKITVFSGVEEGSIDIEACLLAETLEAMGNDSEFMDAVTV; this comes from the coding sequence ATGGGAGGCGCCAAGATCATCTCAACAAGTACAGTGCAAGCCGCGAGCCATAATGTTAATGAGTATTGCTCAACTCCAAGAGTTGAGTTAACTCcatgggacctccaattccttCTTGTTGATCCCATCCAAAAGGGACTCCTCTTTCACAACCCGAAGACCTTGCCACAACATATTCAACATCTGAAAGCCTCCCTTTCTCGAACACTTGACTTCTTTCCTCCACTTTCCGGTCGCCTTGCCACTATTCACCACGACGATAACACCACCTCCTTTTTCATCAATTGTAATAATGCAGGGGCCCTGTTTGTCCATGCCAAAGCCTACGGTGTTACCGTCTCCGACATAAATGAATCTGGCTATGTTCCTCGTGATGTTGTCCACTCTTTTTTTCCTCTAAATGGTGCTAAAAGCTACGAGGGAACCTCTAAGCCGCTGCTTGCAGTGCAAGTAACTGAGCTTGGGGATGGTATTTTCATAGGCTGCACCGTCAACCACACAGTTGTTGATGGCACTTCCTTTTGGCACTTCTTTAACTCTTGGTCCGAAATTTCTCGGGGTTTTGATATTGTCTCAAAACCACCTGTTCTTAAGCGTTGGCTTCTCGATGGTACTATTAGTCCCATTCGAATTCCATTCTCAAAAATTGAGGATCAAGTCTCCGATAAACACATCGGAAATATCCGAGTACCATTACTAAAAGAAAGAGTCTTTCACTTCTCAAAGGAAAAAATTGCTCAACTGAAAGCAAAAGCCAATGCTGAGATTCAACTTgaaaatactaaaagaaaaatcTCTTCTTTACAAGCAGTGTTAGTTCATCTTTGGCGGTCTATAATCCGTGGTAGTAATGGAGATCTTGATCCTGATAAAGAAAGTAGTTATCGATTACTCATAGGTGCTAGGTCAAGAATGAACCCACCATTGTCACAACAATACTTTGGCAATGCAGTTCAAGCAGGGACTGTGACCATCAAAGCAAGGGAGGTTATCAAGCGCGGGCTTGGTTTTGTGGCTTGGGAAATGAACAAGATGGTGGCTTTGCACACAGAAGAGAAACTGAGAAAATTCTTGGAGTGTTGGGTACAAGAGCCTAAGTTGCTGACAGAAGGAAACATGGCTGCTAACGCTTTGGCCACAAGCAGTTCACCGCAGTTCGACGTGTATGGAAATGATTTTGGTTGGGGAAGGCCAGTTGGGGTGAGAAGTGGTGGTGGGAATAAGTCACATGGGAAAATTACAGTGTTTTCTGGGGTTGAAGAAGGTAGCATTGATATTGAAGCTTGTCTTTTGGCTGAGACTTTGGAGGCTATGGGAAATGATTCAGAATTCATGGATGCGGTCACAGTCTAG